catgaggacatttttcgaggtgcttaaacttttgagcactagcgctttatgaaattagaggtgatcctaaaatattggcacccttatatataagagcggtaaaaatgaacgtgttttgtcggttacgtcacttatacaatcatatctccggaaccaaaagtcacagtcatttgatattcgaatttGATCtatgcccgacagtagcttgcaaacgagcccaagtttgttaaaatcggttcagccatctctgagaaaattgagcacgttCAAATATctccgaaaagtgcacacacacacacacacacacacacacacacacacacacacacacacacacacacacacacacacagacattttccgatctcgtcgaactgagtcgaatggtatataacactatgggtctccgaggctccgttcgaaagtcggtttttccaacaattctaatacctttctatagagaaaataaaaaaaattaacatgcaATTCAGAATATAAATAAATTGGGAAGCAATAATGTGTAGTACTATTACATGAACAAAATCTATCACTTTTAATGACAAAATTTGACTATCGCCGCAAATTCACGATGAAAAACTTATGAGCAGTTTGCCAAAACTTGTCAGTAATTTTTCATCTCTCATTTGATTTCCTGGAAAAAGTGTTCACGTTTTGAACCTAAGAATTTAAatgcaaaattcaaattaaattagaGATAATTTGAGCAATAAAACATTCAAgttaacaaaaaaaactttgttattGAACTATCAGTCATTTCTCTCTGTTGATATATTTGCATTATTATTTTGTAGAGATGCATGTGGATGTAGCATCTCTTGATTGCATTAATACAAAATAATGTGCATTTCGGAGAGTTTCGATGTTGCCACAGTTGAAATATAAGTGAATTTTCATCACAAGACTGACTTCTCAACTGTAATTGTCTCGATACTTTCTAAAATGAACGCACTCATtgtttggtggagcgcgagattaattgcattgttatcatttcgattaAAGTGTGTCATAAGTAGGGCAGAATCAAATGTCAACATTGTCACTCATTTCGATACCATAATATTAAAAGACAATTGTTAAAAATAACCAACAAGATGAGCAAAACAAATCGCAAAACGGAAAAGCACGAAAAATGGGCATCCAAAGCCAGGTCATCATGTTCATTTTTTCCATATACTCGTCAACCGTAGATTTTGATTGTTTAACATTTATGCAATCTACTCTGACTTTTTCGTAGTACATAATGGAACGTCGAAAATCTACTGTGTTAGCACTTGGAATTTCGAGCCTTTCGAGCTACCTTTACTTCCAACGCGAAAAGTATACAATGTAACTCCCATTTAACTGCTATGATTCATATCTGCTGTAAACTGTCTTCTTGCTATTAATTTAAATACACGAGAGATCATGGTGTTAGCtgattacatcaaaacaaacaaaatattaagtgtaccataaaatctcaatataaacaaatgagttaacgaatcgaaaggtttttacggttctcacggtttgacatttgtgttataaatgtgatgatgggaactcaacaGTGCAACCATTTTATCACCATTGTTTCCAGGTTCATGGAGGATATGGcgccaaaaaaaaatcgtgactgtcatgtctggaaattcgtttgtgatctTACCACCTGCATATTTGTGCATCGTGATGCCAATTATTGagagttttattttattaaaagtGTCGTTTTACTTCAGTGGTTTCCTTGAAACGAGAGAGCAATCAAAAGCTCCTTCTCTCCCTCATTTggcgctgagaaaagtaagacagctgtcaaaccATTCTGATTCATTAGTAGACAATAGATGTAAACAAACGATTCAACTGCGCTTTCGTGTATTCTTCGAATTAAATCTAGTTTTTACTCAACATAATCTAGCAAAATGTTGGGGCTGCAAGCCTACGCCAGTGGAAGTAGCAGTAATagtagcagcagtgacgattcAGAGCAGGAAGACCAACCGAACGAAATCTCCGCGCCTAACAAAGCAACAGCTCCGAAGGAAGAAGAACTAATACATCTTAAACCTGCGGTTGACAGTTCCCTGTCCGTTGCTAAATCCATGCAGATCTGTGCCGCCCCGCTAGTGGTTCCGACGGTAAGTTCAAATGAGTCACTGATCTCAATCTAAATCTAAATTTCTCAATTATACGACAGGGTCAAGTTGAAGTATCACGAGTGGTCGCAACCACTGTCAAAGAGCTGAACTACAATCCACGCTATGAGGAACTGTTTGCTCCGGTTGCTGGGCCAGTCAATCCTTTCCTGACGGATCAGATGAAGGCTTCCAAGAATATGTTGACTGGATTTGTTGAACATGCTCACATCAGTGACTTTCAGTTCGAAAATCAGCGCAAAACGTTTCATAGCTTTGGTTATGCGCTGGATCCGTCGGTGGATGCGAACAGTGGTGGGATGGTAGCGGATGGTATGGAAGGCCCAAGCTATGTAGGACACTTGCAGGCTGCCTACGATACGGAAGGGAAAACCGTGTTCGAATCTGCCAAAGCGAATCGCCCCGGTGACAAGCGAAAACGGCTGAAAAACGATAAACCTGAGGACGTGGAAGGTTTTCTCGGTCCATGGGGTAAATTTGAAGACGAACAAACGGTTGCACGGCCGAGCGAACAGGAACGAGCCGAACTGGAAGAAATGATGGCTAAGAAACAACGCCGGAATCGTGTTACCGAAGACAAGCCGATTGAAGAAAAATCGGTGCTGCATATCAAGGATTCGGTCGATTATCAAGGTCGTTCATTTCTGCACCCACCGCATGATGTGGGAGTTAACCTGCGGAAGGGTGGTGCACCGGATCGATGCTTCCTACCGAAGGCCCACATCCACACCTGGACCGGTCATACCAAAGGGATTTCGGCGATTCGATGGTTCCCGAAATCGGCCCACCTGTTGCTGTCCTGTAGCATGGATGCCCGTGTTAAGCTGTGGGAGGTTTACAACGAGCGGCGCTGTGTGCGGACCTATTCCGGACATCGGCAGGCTGTGCGGGACATCAGTTTCAATAATCGAGGCGAACGGTTCGTCTCGGCCGGTTACGATCGCTACCTGAAGCTTTGGGACACCGAAACCGGGGACGTAATTTCACGGTTCAGCTCCCGAAAGATTCCGTTCTGTGTGAAGTTTCATCCGGATTTCAACAAGCAGCACCTGTTTGTGGCCGGGACGTCCGATAAGAAGATTATTTGTGtaagtggattttttttatttttgatatgCGGGAGcttatttaattgtttttgtttgtttctgcaGTGGGACACTCGAAGCGGCGAAATCGTTCAGGAGTACGATCGGCACTTGGGCGCGGTTAACACAATCACTTTCGTGGATGAAAATCGTCGATTCGTGACCACGTCCGACGACAAAAGTATGCGCGTCTGGGAATGGGACATTCCGGTGGACATGAAGTACATTGCCGATCCGACGATGCACTCGATGCCGGCCGTCACGCTGGCACCGAATGGGAAGTGGTTGGCCTGCCAGAGTCTGGACAACAAGATTGTCATTTTCTCGGCCATCAATCGATTCAAGATGAACCGGAAAAAATCCTTTTCCGGTCACATGGTGTCCGGCTATGCTTGTAATTTAGACTTTTCACCGGATATGAGGTAGGTTTTGGGGTTGAAGCGGTGTTGGTTTTGAATCTGATTACATTTTTTGTCTATATTTTGCAGCTATCTTGTATCCGGAGATGGAGACGGAAAGTGCTACATTTGGGACTGGAAGACAACGAAGCTGTACAAGAAGTGGCAAGCACACGAAAATGTCTGCATTGCTGCCCTCTGGCATCCGCACGAATCTAGCAAACTGGCAACGGCTGGATGGGACGGTTCCATCAAGTATTGGGATTAGTGGGAAACAATTTGTtattaattatgaaaataaaaaaaaaaggtcggaaGCTCAAAACTCATTTGTTTCGATTCCGATTCAATTCAAAGTTCCATCGCTCGAGGTATGTTTCTCTggataaaaatatctttatttGCTAATTTCAGTTACATGTTTGTTCACACCATCAGTGCTGTTCCTAGTCAGTTACTCTTATTGATGTAGATATTGTTCAAGGTTTAGTTTAACAGTTGATTTCTTTCtctaatttgtttttaaatctaACTCTAGCTAGCGTTTTGGATCGAGGGCCATATGCTCGCAAGAACATCTAAACCATGTTGAAAACGGCAGAAAATGTAGGCTGCTGCTGGAACAAAACTGTAACAGTAGGAACCGTTCCCGTGTGGGAAAGGATCGAGCCTAGCATAAGGAAAGTAAATACGCAACATCCAAACACGTATTTTGGTACGGTTCAAAAACACACATCAATTCAAAACTGCTGCTGCTCTCTGATGAAGATGAAGATATGCGCGTTTGTTTCTGCTAATAATTGTGTTCATCACATTCCTCTTTTTAGTCGCTATCGTATTCGTTTCCCTTGCCccgagtggaattcaacggtcgTCGACTGTCCTCATCCGAGCCGTACACAACCTCTTCGTCCGAGTCGTTAATCATCGAGAAGGCCGGATTGTCTTTGGTTATGGTGGCTTCTGTTGGAACcaacaaaacaaaagaaaataaagaaTTTATTAGCACTGTCATCAGCAACTTCGACAGTTACTACGAACCATGCAGTGGCCGCCCGTTCGGTGAGTACACGTACGCCATCGTGTAGAGGTAAAAATTCAGCAGTCCATAGAAACCCATAAACTGGGCGGAGCTTTTGTAGGTAGTGTTTAGTTCGGCCACAAAGTTATCCTCTAGGATGCCGAATCCGAAGCGGCACATGGTGATCGCCAGGGTTATGGCTAGCACGAACAGCATCAGCAGTGTCAGGAATTTCAGTCGCATATCTGAAAGACAGAGCAAAAAAATAAGAGCGATAAGGGCAGTTCACAAAGCACTCGCCGTATTCGAGCTCACCGAAGAACGGCATCGAACGCAGTTCGCTGTAGGCTCGCAAGATTAGAAGGATGAGGTAAAGCATATACATCGCACCCGAGGTGTAGAAGAATGTTTTGAATCCCTGGAAAAAGACATAAATCGGATAAAAAGGACaatatcttgaaaatttaattaagaaattaaatttgaatagaTGGTTGAAAAAAGCAAATTGAACTTGGATTCGGATAAGACTCCAGGTATTAAAACAGACACATGAATCGCTGTAGTTCACATATTGACATTGATCAACAAATAGGACACGCAACTCGCGAGATTGGACATTACGAATAGGCAATAAACTAAATGAGTCATTTTGAATGTCAATCTCGCACGAAGCCCATTCCGCACAGTTTGTGGCAAGCTAGTTATAATCTTAAGTTTAACTCCATGGAACTAAAACTTGGGCTCATCCCAAGTAACCATTGTTCCATTGTTAATGTTTAATTACACTAATCCACACATACTATAAAgcaatttgcattcaaaatgtaACTAAGCATTATCTTACAACAACCTTTCGCCGTGCTATATATCGAAattcaatgctatattttggagcaacgaaactttaataataattataagagTAATAATCCTAAAAGAGTCTAATAATCGCCCTTTTAAGCTTTATATTAGCaatgtgaaaatatgtgtaACTCCGACgcatttaatcaaattttacgcgattttttaaAGCTGAAGCATACCATAGCATAGTTAAAATCGCGTGCCTAATTATCGTGGCTCCGTGTACCAACAATTTATGATCAGTTGGTGAtagtgtcccgggttggcggttcaatgcataggacgctggtcttacaagctagctgtcgtctgttcgagccccgacctggaaggattcttagtgtcagtaggatccatagtactagccatgcaatgattctgtacacgaagaatcggctgcgaagtctgttgaaacagaaaggccaaattccaccacaggaatgtaatgccaaggctttgcttttttggTGATAGTGGATACCAGTCATACAACGATATATACAACGCTAGTATTTTCTCCGTGTTACTTTGAAATTCGTCGACGTTTTTCTTATTTAGGTTATTGATTAATTGACCTCATCAAAATGATCTACTTGAGTATTGAACTTTCTTCAGCATTCGGAAATTCTTTAATGATATACTGTAAAATGTCATTATTACTCTTACCAGCAATCATTAAATCCGTTAACTTTTTGTAAGTCAACGCATttcctgaaacccaagaaaatcattagtttgttaaaatgagtagaatgtattGATTTGAACCAAAACTCTTTGTGCGTCATTTTCCGGTTgttacaggctattcggtacaaaaatggatgagaaagaagggccagtgtcataggcgtcttggcacgatgttgataaaaatatttgcatttcaCTAACTTGCACAAGCTTGTTAGAAATGGTTGTCGAGATCGTGgaaatttctgttcataaatttattatggccaactagttcggaataaccatattacacagtatctctaatcctcagttgatcaaactcaattgaaatagttattttggtaataaattaatttaaattgttCTGCAacctattttcggctgtagttttacttacttaccttacctaacagctataggcctggggtgtcctttgctgtatcaagcatacgtctccataaaactcggtccatggctgctcgtcgccagccactcaaggcacggatgcttctgagatcaccctccacttgatcgatccaccttgctcgctgcgctcctcttcttcttgtaccagtcggattagattcaagaaccattttcactgggatgtcgtccgacatccttaagaCATGcctagcccatcgtagacgtccgattttagctgtccgtacgataggtggttctcctagcagctgttgcaattcgtgattcatacgccgtctccacgttccgtcttccatctgcactccgccatagatggtcctcagtacctttcttccgaaaacactgagggcgcgttggtcctctgccagcatagtccaggtctcgtggctatagagaacaaccggtctaatgagcgttttgtagatggtcaatttcgtgcggttgcgtacttttctcgatcggagggtttctctgagtccaaagtacgcacgattccctgccaaaatacgtctatgaatttctctgctggtgtcattatcggcggtcaccagtgagcccaaatacacgaacgcgtcaaccacctcgatatcgtcaccgtctatcaatattcgtggtgggaggcgtagtgttttttctctagagcctctttctctcatgtattttgttttcgacgcatttatggccagttcgatacgcctagcttcagctttcagtccgatgtagattTCCATCATCTGCTCAAGGTTaggtgtcacaatatcaatatcgtcagtgaagccaaaaagttgtacggactttcggaagatcgtgccactcgtgtcgatcctcgctctttgaatcacaccttccagggcaatattgaacaagatacaagaaaccttgacgtagccctctccgagatccgaagggactcgagagcgtcccagatactcgaacatagcacatcactctatccatcgttgctttgaccaatcgcgtcagtttatccgggaaaccgtattcgtgcatcatctgccatagctgttctcgatcgattgtgtcgtatgccgttttgatgtcaatgaataggtgatgcgtgggtgcgTTGTATTCAcgtcacttctggagtacttgtcttatcgcaaatatgtgatccgtagtggcgcgggctccagtaaatcccgcttggtacagccctacgaattccttagctattggtgatagacgacggcaaaggatttgggtgagtaccttgtaggcggcgttgtgagcaatgtgattgcgcggtaattgcaacaatctagcttatcgccctttttgtagacgggacataccactccatccatccattcctgcggtagaatctcctcctcccaaattctagaaatcatccagtgcagcgctctagccagtgcctctccttcatgtttgagcagctcgcctggcaactggtcattgcccgcggctttgttgttcctcagcttgcgagctcctcacttatctccgacagattaggagctgggaatctgtcgtcggctgagcgtgcacccagattgattcctgtgtcgttctctgtatcctgtgcttcgccattcagatgcgcgtcatagtactgcttccacctgtcgatcacctcacgttcgttcgtgagaaggtagaaggtaccactggtatctctgcacatttcggcctgtggcgtgtagcctctacgtaagcggttcaccttctcatagaatttccgtgtatcatttgcgcggtacagctgttccatcgcttcgcgatcttggtcttcctggtggcgctttttcctccggaaagccgtgttctgtctgttccgtgcctgtctgtatcgtttctcgttcgctctagtgcggtgttgcagcatcctcgcccttgctgcattcttctcttcgaccaactgctgacattcgccgtcgaaccagtcatttcctcgattcgataacctcgtacctagtacggttgaagcagtgctactcacggcggatcttatattcctccagccgtcttcaagagtcgccgtgccaagctgctcttccgttggtagcacttgctccagttgttgcgcgtattcctctgcagtacggacGCTACGTAactgctcgagattgaatcccggcattcctgtgcgacgagtattgtgcaccgtcgatagttttgagcgaatacaaaccgcgacaaggtagtggtttgaatcaatattggcactgcggtaggtgcggacattgatgacgtcggagaagaatcacccgtcgatgagaacgtggtcgatttaattttccgtatgttgatcaggtgatctccaggtggctttgtagatatctttgcgggggaagaaggtgcttcgaactaccattcctcgggaggctgcaaagtttacgcatcgttgaccgttgtcgtttgttaccgcgtgcaggctctccagcccgttcacgggtctgtacattgcctcccggcctacctgagcattcatgtcgccgatgacgagttttacatcccgccgtgagcagctgtcgtaggtttgttccagctgcgcgtaggcTGTAGTTTTAGAGTGTCTtatttctcgaaaggacaatgtatggaacacctgtagaactaatttgatactattcttTTGCTAAAGGAAGTATGttaatacgttaaggcgtttaagagttatgccttatttttgaattttttgaaggtatttttaagattaatttaaataagttaaaaaaaataacacccttccaattttctcttaaatttttacttataatatgacctttcaggaaccgcacaggatacatttttatcgatctggtatctaatgaatatatgatatttgaaacttgactagtttttgatgaaaaatcaaTCATAATTTTCTCTGGTTGCCCATATGAAAAGCTTGgttcagcaaaattgtgcgcaataattagtcCAACAACTCTTTTGAAgtcaacttttccatagaacgtttcacaaaaaagtgatttttcagaagccaccctactttaactcgggaaaatttatgtgacttgatcaaatgaaaagctagggaggtgcttttttcagcaaagttgttcaaaataaaatttccttcatctttattgtacaatgaaatcgtttttgagttcaattaaaaagttagatttaagatttcaatctaaataaggaccaccctagtgactttttccatcaaaaggagcaccatttgattacaaacaagttTTGTGAAGacgccaactacaaaaaactaatattcaatagtgaaaatatttttgtcacgtttCGGGCAAGCTCGTTTGGTTGCTTTGTATCCACAGCGGTTGCAACGGCCAATCATGTGGCAATTTCGAGCACCATGCGCGAAGTCATTTCATGCAGAGTTAGATCTCTGCGTTTGTTGCGGTAGGGTTCCCATTTCACGATGGCCTTCAGTTCCTTAAGCTGCTTCAATGTGGTCGTACCTCCTCTCTTCAAGTGAATTAGGTACAATGCGTCTCTGTACGTGCGTTTATCCTCTtctcgacgtttcatttgaTCAATTGCCAGAGCCGGTTTTTTAATATCTGATCAGGTGTCCATCAGTGACTCTTCGCTAACTAACGGAATTCCTTTCAGCACAACTTTGTATGGTTTTTTACTCGGCTTGTCATGAGTGAAAAATTCAGCTTTCGTTTCCTGGAGATGTTTCATTACCAGATCATACTCGTCCTGTGAGTTGCGAAGCAGCTTGGTCCCAAAGCTGCATAACTTGAATGTTGGTGCGACATTCAATGAATGTAGAGCCTTCCGCAATGAGTGATAATCTGCATTGGCAACCATCAACGGTGGAAGCTTATTTTTTTGGTCACTGTTTTCCAAGTAGTATTATTCAGATTATCCGGATTGTGGTCAATATCCAGCGAAGCGTAGGTGTTCCTTGTAGCCACTTACACATGGCTGACAGATGATGTTCTGGAACTTGTTTTCTTCCGCTTCACGGACCGTCCCGAACAGTCTCTCTCACAATCGGTCGCTTTAAGCGACATCTTCTCCAATTCACTCGTATGTATAAAAGTTTTAACTGTGTActcgttgaaaacaaaacacagaatgagattgaacgattttcaatcaaagtttgccttttatactcgttcagtagataatcggaactggtATGAGCTTTACTACCTTGAAACCGTCGTCTGGGTgcaaaaaaggcaagcaagcgtgatgaattttcctcattattttcaaaagttttacaaaactttgtttttcagttatttatggttatctgacgctgttgaaaatttattcactaattcctgattatattcccgatagcttgtagaaaaaaaatatgttattgaattaagtacaacaagatgtattcgcgataaagttctgcccattcttgtactggGTAACTTTGAAAAAGGAGTCCcatccctcttagaaaaaaaatacgcTCAACGGTGGTCCATCgttggtccaatgaacgtccaatcaatcgttcaacgggaggccgacacgggaccttcgtttatcgattttgaaacaaaccgttgaaccgaatgccattttttttcgttcaacaaacccgacagacagaggtccattgttgagccatttttaatacgaggagttggagccccgttagacttattttactggagaattttcaaagcttttccacttatttttatatatataaaaaataggtatagaattcgctcaaactttcgaaaaattttctgaggcccggagggccgaatgtcatataccaatcgattcagctcgacgaactgagcaaatgtctgtgtgtgtatgtgtgtgtgtctgtatgtgtgttgtcaactaagaggtcgagatctcagagatggctggaccgattttgatcaaactagtcgcaaatgaaaggtctccccgtcacccagaacgttattgaatggttttgagatcggatgtttactttttgagttatacgaagttttatgtcaaaattttcagttttttgacagtatctgtcacatttgaccttgaaaacagaatatgtttccagacttggatttcgctcggtaatacctatccaacaagccatagattgttaaaatccgttcatttttaacggagatatcgatatttttgtgtaagccttattccagtagaaggaattttgagcgctgtatgaaaaagcaatgcttgggagcaacatgaaacacgattttttatactgttacatataattgtttctaagtaccaaaaagactgtgtacagcatccttttttatgacaatttgcctcggaccaattttagcacggttcatttttggcaacataatctttcgaatatggcatatgtaaaccagatgataccagcattatcgagttggaagtaattccataattatattgatttaaactatttacagcaataaatgctggaagaacatgacttccatataccatacgactcagttcgtcgagatcagcaaatgcgtgtgtgacaaataatttcactcaattttctcggagatggttaaaccgttttctacaaactcagattcatatgaaaagtcgtatactc
This genomic window from Malaya genurostris strain Urasoe2022 chromosome 1, Malgen_1.1, whole genome shotgun sequence contains:
- the LOC131425594 gene encoding pre-mRNA-processing factor 17, producing MLGLQAYASGSSSNSSSSDDSEQEDQPNEISAPNKATAPKEEELIHLKPAVDSSLSVAKSMQICAAPLVVPTGQVEVSRVVATTVKELNYNPRYEELFAPVAGPVNPFLTDQMKASKNMLTGFVEHAHISDFQFENQRKTFHSFGYALDPSVDANSGGMVADGMEGPSYVGHLQAAYDTEGKTVFESAKANRPGDKRKRLKNDKPEDVEGFLGPWGKFEDEQTVARPSEQERAELEEMMAKKQRRNRVTEDKPIEEKSVLHIKDSVDYQGRSFLHPPHDVGVNLRKGGAPDRCFLPKAHIHTWTGHTKGISAIRWFPKSAHLLLSCSMDARVKLWEVYNERRCVRTYSGHRQAVRDISFNNRGERFVSAGYDRYLKLWDTETGDVISRFSSRKIPFCVKFHPDFNKQHLFVAGTSDKKIICWDTRSGEIVQEYDRHLGAVNTITFVDENRRFVTTSDDKSMRVWEWDIPVDMKYIADPTMHSMPAVTLAPNGKWLACQSLDNKIVIFSAINRFKMNRKKSFSGHMVSGYACNLDFSPDMSYLVSGDGDGKCYIWDWKTTKLYKKWQAHENVCIAALWHPHESSKLATAGWDGSIKYWD